One window from the genome of Candidatus Eisenbacteria bacterium encodes:
- a CDS encoding T9SS type A sorting domain-containing protein, giving the protein MRLSRRALAIVGVILICAALRPSPVAAAWPTSANVNLALCTAANNQTSPGVVSDDVGGAYFAWVDQRSSSTGADIYVSHVLASGVIAPGIPAGGLAICTALGTQFNCRIVGDGLGGAYVSWQDNRSGNADVYLSHIVAPGQVDPGWPQNGLAVCTAANGQYIPEIAADGAGGVFVTWYDLRDGADYDIYAQHVKADGAIDPLWPVSGLPICIATGNQQPAQIAADGVGGAVVVWSDYRSGTEADVYAQRILVSGVVDPSWPVNGLALCTASGSQYGSALVGDGSGGAVVAWVDGRGGVTTDVYGTHVLAIGAIEAGWPVNGRPLCTAPGNQTAVTVGRDASGHAIVAWMDARDGVYTKIYAQQAVGPDGGKWIVDGVRVSSRVGNQRNPMLVADGRGGALIVWEDEGSGASDIYAQHILESGDPDSGWTTAGMPVCSAAYQQQQPRLMLEGSGGAVVVWQDTRSGSVLNTDIYTQRIQATGQLGGVVVSVPRTGPPAVLSEAVWPNPWTDGPLSVRFSLEAESAVDIEMLDVAGRRVASRTLGTISAGQHVASPCDRPDGLEAGLYFVRVIAGTVMRATRVVIVN; this is encoded by the coding sequence GTGCGCCTCTCCAGAAGAGCTCTGGCTATCGTTGGCGTGATCCTGATCTGCGCGGCCCTGCGGCCATCTCCGGTGGCCGCGGCGTGGCCCACCAGTGCAAACGTGAACCTTGCGCTGTGCACGGCCGCGAACAATCAGACATCGCCGGGAGTCGTATCGGACGATGTCGGTGGGGCGTACTTTGCCTGGGTCGATCAGCGGAGCAGCTCCACCGGGGCCGACATCTATGTCAGTCATGTGTTGGCGTCGGGTGTCATTGCTCCCGGGATTCCTGCCGGTGGTCTCGCAATCTGTACCGCACTTGGAACGCAGTTCAACTGTCGCATCGTCGGAGATGGGCTGGGTGGGGCGTACGTCAGTTGGCAGGACAACCGGTCCGGTAATGCGGACGTGTACCTGAGCCACATCGTCGCGCCAGGGCAGGTGGATCCGGGATGGCCACAGAACGGGCTCGCCGTGTGCACGGCAGCCAACGGCCAGTACATCCCGGAGATCGCAGCGGATGGTGCCGGAGGCGTATTCGTGACGTGGTACGATTTACGCGATGGCGCTGACTACGATATCTATGCCCAGCATGTCAAAGCGGATGGTGCGATCGATCCGCTGTGGCCGGTGTCGGGACTCCCGATATGTATAGCGACTGGAAACCAGCAGCCCGCTCAGATCGCGGCAGATGGGGTCGGCGGAGCGGTCGTAGTGTGGAGTGATTATCGAAGTGGGACCGAAGCCGATGTCTACGCGCAGCGCATCCTGGTTTCGGGAGTCGTGGACCCTTCGTGGCCGGTCAATGGGTTGGCCCTCTGTACTGCTTCGGGGAGCCAGTATGGATCCGCGCTGGTGGGGGATGGCTCGGGCGGGGCGGTTGTCGCCTGGGTGGACGGGCGCGGCGGGGTGACGACCGATGTCTATGGGACGCATGTGCTGGCGATCGGCGCGATTGAGGCTGGCTGGCCTGTGAATGGACGACCGCTCTGTACGGCGCCCGGCAATCAAACTGCGGTGACGGTTGGTCGGGATGCCTCGGGGCATGCGATCGTAGCCTGGATGGATGCCAGGGACGGGGTGTACACGAAGATCTACGCTCAACAAGCGGTGGGCCCAGACGGTGGGAAGTGGATCGTTGATGGAGTGCGTGTCAGTTCACGCGTCGGCAATCAACGTAACCCCATGCTCGTCGCGGATGGCCGTGGTGGAGCCTTGATTGTCTGGGAGGATGAAGGAAGCGGGGCAAGCGACATATATGCCCAGCACATCCTTGAGTCGGGCGATCCGGACTCCGGTTGGACGACCGCAGGCATGCCGGTCTGCTCGGCGGCGTATCAGCAACAGCAACCAAGGTTGATGCTCGAGGGATCAGGCGGTGCGGTGGTTGTGTGGCAGGACACCCGGAGTGGATCCGTTCTCAATACCGATATCTATACGCAGCGGATACAGGCGACTGGCCAGCTCGGGGGTGTTGTGGTGAGCGTCCCGCGCACAGGACCTCCCGCAGTCCTATCGGAAGCCGTGTGGCCAAATCCTTGGACTGACGGGCCACTGTCGGTCAGGTTTTCGCTCGAGGCCGAGTCTGCTGTTGACATCGAAATGCTGGACGTGGCCGGTCGACGAGTCGCGTCGCGAACCCTCGGGACAATATCCGCAGGGCAGCACGTCGCGTCTCCATGCGATCGGCCCGATGGACTGGAGGCGGGACTTTATTTCGTTCGAGTCATTGCGGGCACGGTCATGCGCGCAACCCGGGTGGTGATCGTGAACTAG
- a CDS encoding ISL3 family transposase gives MDSRTLYATLLGLKAPWEITDVEMKQPPGEVHIRVALPAGTLWVCPQCGSAAPIHDHQERTWRHLDTCQFPTIVHARVPRLKCSTHGIKQLPVPWAEVGSRFTAMFEALAIDWLKHASTQAVAKQLRVSWAEADGILQRAVARGLKRRQLEAPRHVGVGETSFQKRHEYGTVASDLERGVVVHVADDRGRAALDGFWTNLTPEQREQVEAVSMDMWEPYIQSTRDHLPGADEKIVFDKFHVAQHLGNAVDLVRRQDHRARMAEGDPILKGTKYRWLENPKGRDGSQARAFNLLREIATRVGRAWALREAAMALWSLHYPGVADRNFAAWYRWARRSRLEPMRKVAAMIKRHWANIRTYFVHRITNAGAEAINAKIQSAKRRACGSRNRERFRAAVYFHCGGLDLYPACAWPGA, from the coding sequence ATCGACAGCCGGACGTTGTACGCGACGTTGCTGGGCCTGAAGGCACCGTGGGAGATCACGGACGTGGAGATGAAGCAGCCGCCGGGCGAGGTGCACATCCGCGTGGCGCTGCCCGCGGGCACGCTCTGGGTCTGCCCGCAGTGTGGCAGCGCGGCGCCGATCCACGACCACCAGGAGCGTACGTGGCGGCATCTGGACACCTGCCAGTTCCCCACGATCGTGCACGCGCGCGTGCCGCGCCTGAAGTGCTCGACGCATGGGATCAAGCAACTGCCGGTACCGTGGGCGGAAGTCGGCTCGCGGTTCACAGCGATGTTCGAGGCACTGGCGATCGACTGGCTGAAGCACGCGAGCACCCAGGCGGTGGCCAAGCAGCTGAGGGTCAGTTGGGCGGAGGCCGACGGCATCCTGCAGCGCGCGGTCGCGCGCGGGCTGAAGCGGCGCCAGCTCGAAGCGCCGCGCCATGTGGGCGTGGGCGAGACGAGCTTCCAGAAGCGGCACGAGTACGGCACGGTGGCCAGTGACTTGGAGCGCGGCGTCGTGGTGCACGTCGCCGACGATCGCGGCCGTGCGGCGCTGGATGGTTTCTGGACGAACCTGACGCCGGAGCAGCGGGAACAGGTCGAGGCGGTGTCGATGGACATGTGGGAACCGTACATTCAGTCGACGCGCGACCACCTGCCGGGGGCCGACGAGAAGATCGTGTTCGACAAGTTCCACGTCGCACAGCACCTCGGCAACGCCGTTGACCTGGTGCGGCGCCAGGACCACCGCGCCCGCATGGCTGAGGGCGACCCGATCCTGAAGGGGACCAAGTACCGCTGGCTCGAGAACCCGAAGGGCCGCGATGGGTCGCAGGCGCGCGCCTTCAACCTGCTGCGCGAGATCGCCACCCGTGTCGGCCGCGCGTGGGCGCTGCGCGAAGCCGCGATGGCGCTCTGGAGTCTGCACTACCCCGGCGTTGCGGACCGGAACTTTGCCGCCTGGTATCGCTGGGCGAGGCGCAGCCGGCTCGAGCCGATGCGCAAGGTGGCGGCGATGATCAAGCGCCACTGGGCGAACATCCGCACTTACTTCGTGCACCGGATCACCAACGCTGGGGCCGAGGCGATCAACGCGAAGATCCAATCCGCGAAGCGCCGTGCCTGTGGCTCTCGAAACCGTGAACGGTTCCGCGCCGCGGTCTACTTCCACTGCGGCGGGCTCGATCTCTACCCCGCCTGCGCGTGGCCAGGCGCATGA